The Vairimorpha necatrix chromosome 1, complete sequence genome contains a region encoding:
- a CDS encoding cleavage and polyadenylation specificity factor subunit 1 (CFT1) → MNIQYSKKNMINCFEGCAVGNFYNNKKGLVFFNKNILKFYKFDEEGKMTFLHDKLLFENVLQIETYKINSELDGLLICYESTKISTLHFVDDFPVINSLKCFERDQYDIRLEDHKFLRMGKDIAILKLSRRFFSIFSLNKEHFPAQVFSFMDVNEKIKNVIDLVFLSNYIVPTFCIVYDPTPVSYIKSSEKQAIICSFDSKLNTFYVIDEFTVPTYTNRVIYSNNLLLFISENEIFLKTTGSCLYYPLNKMSLYCKNNLERDVVIKDSQIYLENEYLLIFNGDGKIYSFFIEIDSGRIIDLVIRETEHFVIPKYIYRNKDYFFVGSNEDSYLFKIFYSSNSLLNKQVDDIKKVKQNITELETTINEEYERLYGTTMDSLEKKIIQLEKIYRFPGIGYINDLCIKNDKEFICCSEGSKNHIIEVSNFLKVDVKKICECINFEKIFLYDKKIFIKKENLIQSIYEEENIYFPEELKSALVSFQYNQLNYIITHNKIVTYEGNNKINQEELEFDLNSCSFIELDSFLFLGLLNKKNNFELRNLNNQTKVNFEKVNSFCFYEEFCIININNNIIFYDLKTSQNKWFIPDITNLDYTYKIDNVDDNVERDFYYKIVEMKIIKIQEMPVLLLINDRGHFAIFKIVETQFIKILVEEPITFRKQKSDQYFTKIGDFIYINSKFPYFLYVNDRLEFFFYRSKYNIRDVLLDGENCYFLIHDKFVKANLPKIKKSKLSVKSNLLRNLCVQDEEIYDRFVFKKISVEMTPKNIEISGNYILIVSSTKVKYQEDDSSLDVFTQKYSISLYTNYYKLISTFELENDEYVFDIIELSLNDVIGVNGKSNFIVVCVTKIEGEDKHSRGRLIVLELIDIVVDETNKYKDKKLKLIASENIKGCITKCDVVKGNVIVALGIKSMVYKIDRSEGLIPIGIHDLNTLTTSMITIKNFVVFSDIYRGLSFFYFQKRPVRLNLLCNSDPINYATHVDFIVKGSSLGIVCMDIYGNMHVFTYSPLNILSCDGTKFVKRCETKFNLGRLIMKRSHSKLTNPIFISDSNYIIELDSFSEENYQCFLKCQNYYLTTLEDTYGLNEENFNGFDFHLKPPSLKRPILKEAIMRFLHLPVDKKNNLHKDESKIYENIE, encoded by the coding sequence ATGAATATTCAATATTctaagaaaaatatgatcAATTGTTTTGAAGGCTGTGCTGTTGGAAacttttacaataataaaaaaggacttgtgttttttaataaaaatattttaaaattttacaaatttgaTGAAGAAGGCAAAATGACTTTTTTACATGACAAACTTCTTTTTGAAAATGTATTACAAATAgaaacttataaaataaattctgaACTTGACGGGTTGCTTATTTGTTACGAATcaacaaaaatttcaacTCTTCATTTTGTTGACGATTTTCCTGTAATAAACAGTCTTAAATGTTTCGAAAGAGACCAATACGATATTAGACTTGAagatcataaatttttgagaATGGGAAAAGATATCgcaattttaaaacttaGTAGAAGATTTTTCagcatattttctttaaacaAAGAACATTTCCCTGCTCAAGTTTTTTCATTCATGGATGTAAACGAaaagattaaaaatgttataGATCTAGTGTTTTTATCGAATTATATTGTTCCAACATTCTGTATTGTCTATGATCCAACTCCCGTTAGTTACATCAAATCAAGCGAAAAACAAGCAATTATTTGTTCATTTGATAGTAAATTAAACACTTTTTACGTCATTGATGAATTTACTGTACCAACTTATACAAACAGAGTGATTTATAGTAACAATTTGCTATTGTTTATATctgaaaatgaaatatttcttaagACCACTGGTAGTTGTCTGTATTATccattaaataaaatgtctttatattgtaaaaataatttagaaaGAGATGTCGTAATTAAAGACTCGCAgatttatttagaaaacgAATATcttctaatttttaatggagatggaaaaatttactctttttttatagaaattgaTAGCGGAAGAATCATAGATTTAGTAATCAGAGAAACAGAACACTTTGTAATTCCTAAATAcatttatagaaataaagattatttttttgtaggATCTAATGAAgattcttatttatttaaaattttttattcgtCTAATTCTTTACTTAATAAGCAAGTAGATgacataaaaaaagtaaagcAAAATATTACGGAGCTAGAAACAACTATTAACGAAGAATATGAAAGATTATATGGGACTACTATGGATTCTTTAgagaagaaaattatacaattagaaaaaatatacagaTTTCCTGGCATAGGATATATAAATGActtatgtataaaaaatgacaaAGAATTTATATGTTGTTCTGAAGGTTCTAAAAACCACATTATCGAAGTATCAAACTTTTTAAAGGTTGatgtcaaaaaaatttgtgaatgtataaattttgagaaaatctttttatacgataaaaaaatttttataaaaaaagaaaatttgataCAATCAATAtatgaagaagaaaatatttatttcccCGAAGAACTAAAATCAGCTCTGGTTAGTTTCCAATATAatcaattaaattatattataacaCATAATAAGATTGTTACGTATGAAggcaataataaaataaaccaGGAAGAATTAGAATTCGATTTAAATTCATGCTCATTTATTGAACTTGactcatttttatttttaggattattaaataagaaaaataattttgagctcagaaatttaaataatcaaACAAAGGtgaattttgaaaaagtCAACTCGTTTTGTTTCTATGAAGAGTtttgtattataaatattaataataatataattttttatgatctGAAAACATCTCAAAATAAATGGTTCATCCCCgatattacaaatttagactatacttataaaattgaCAATGTCGACGATAATGTTGAACgtgatttttattataaaattgtcgaaatgaaaataataaaaatccaAGAAATGCCTGTATTGCTATTAATTAATGACAGAGGGCATTTCGCGATCTTTAAGATAGTAGAAACccaatttataaaaattttggtAGAAGAGCCCATAACATTTAGAAAACAGAAAAGCGatcaatattttactaAGATTGgtgattttatttatataaattctaaatttccgtattttttatacgtCAATGATCGACtggaattttttttctatcggtcaaaatataacattCGCGATGTTCTTTTAGATGGAGAAAATTgttactttttaattcacGATAAGTTTGTAAAAGCGAATCTTccaaaaataaagaaatcaAAATTGTCTGTTAAATCTAATCTACTCAGAAATCTCTGTGTTCAAgatgaagaaatttatgataGATTTGTTTTCAAGAAAATATCAGTAGAAATGACGCCAAAAAATATCGAAATTTCGggcaattatattttaatagtgTCGTCGACAAAAGTAAAATACCAAGAAGACGATTCTTCTTTAGATGTTTTCACgcaaaaatattcaatttcGCTGTATACTAATTATTACAAATTAATTTCAACTTTTGAATTAGAAAATGATGAGTATGTGTTTGATATTATAGAATTATCTCTTAATGACGTAATTGGCGTCAATGGCAAAAGTAACTTTATTGTTGTTTGTGTTACAAAAATTGAAGGCGAAGATAAACATTCACGAGGTCGATTAATAGTTTTGGAATTGATAGACATTGTAGTTGACGaaactaataaatataaagataaaaaattaaaattgattGCTTCTGAGAACATAAAAGGATGTATTACGAAATGTGATGTTGTTAAAGGAAATGTAATTGTGGCTTTAGGCATAAAAAGTATGgtttataaaatagatAGAAGTGAGGGTCTTATACCGATAGGAATTCATGATTTAAACACCTTGACAACTTCAATGATAACAATAAAGAACTTCGTGGTCTTTTCAGACATTTACAGAGGACTTTCgttcttttattttcaaaagaGGCCCGTACGCCTGAATCTTCTTTGTAATAGCGATCCAATAAATTACGCGACACACGTCGATTTTATCGTTAAAGGTTCTTCTTTGGGAATTGTATGTATGGACATCTATGGGAATATGCATGTTTTCACATATTCtcctttaaatattctaagTTGTGACGGTACCAAATTCGTAAAAAGATGCGAGACGAAATTTAACCTGGGAAGATTAATTATGAAGAGATCACATTCTAAACTTACTAATCCGATATTTATTTCCGATagtaattatataattgaaCTTGATTCGTTCTCAGaagaaaattatcaatGTTTCTTAAAGTGccaaaattattatttgacGACACTTGAAGACACGTACGGGCTGAATGaggaaaattttaatggTTTTGATTTTCATTTAAAGCCGCCTTCTTTGAAGAGgccaattttaaaagaggCGATCATGAGATTTTTACACTTACCagttgataaaaaaaataatttacacAAAGATgaaagtaaaatatatgaaaatattgaataa
- a CDS encoding choline/ethanolaminephosphotransferase, with protein MFSLFTDKLTLKEKHKLKTHQYKSVDKSILSACFFKRYTSTILNYTPECISPNMLTLFGYSIMLANFLFVIYFDLELKNKEDWLALLSATSLIFYFTMDNLDGAQARKLKEMSPMGQLFDHGVDSCAVFFCMISMISSLKLGLTQTSLMMMLAVMFGFYFAGLEEKFAGFFEFGQISGPTEGILFMVVLHLMSAYCNNTLKYTVDRITFYPELTRLITFISISPLFIISLSVFLFNYIVSFIKSLKCAKWKNWKEVMLSYFSIGFLIIPLYQIHYVFPLRPDLKIINFMIFAQIFSLKYIEEVYFNIIGRTPSYVNITYILYYLASIVVTKTKFEIDNYVLVSLLLFSTIYYLNSVSNLIMACKTALRINVFCLNQKKIK; from the coding sequence ATGTTTTCACTTTTTACAGATAAACTTACACTCAaagaaaaacataaattaaaaactcaTCAATACAAGTCAGTAGACAAGTCAATATTATCagcatgtttttttaaaagatacaCCTCTACAATACTTAATTATACACCAGAATGCATTTCGCCAAACATGCTTACCCTTTTTGGTTATTCAATAATGTtagcaaattttttatttgtaatttatttcgatttagaattaaaaaataaagaagacTGGCTAGCTTTGTTAAGTGCCACGtcattgattttttattttaccaTGGATAATTTAGACGGAGCACAAGCAAGAAAACTTAAGGAAATGTCGCCAATGGGTCAATTATTTGACCATGGCGTAGATTCGTGCGcagtatttttttgtatgatTTCCATGATTTCGTCACTTAAACTTGGTTTAACACAAACTTCTTTGATGATGATGTTGGCCGTCATGTTTGGTTTTTATTTCGCCGGGTTAGAAGAGAAATTTGCTggtttttttgaatttggACAAATTAGTGGGCCAACAGAGGGAATTTTGTTCATGGTCGTATTACATTTAATGTCAGCATATTGTAATAACACTCTAAAATATACAGTAGACCGTATTACTTTCTACCCAGAATTGACTCGTTTGATAACATTTATCTCAATCTCGCCtctatttattatttctcttTCTGTTTTCttgtttaattatattgtgTCATTTATCAAATCATTGAAGTGCGCAAAATGGAAGAATTGGAAAGAAGTCATGCTGAGCTACTTTAGTAttggttttttaattattccGCTTTACCAAATTCATTATGTCTTTCCACTTAGGccagatttaaaaattatcaattttatgATCTTCGCGCAAATTTTTTCTCTGAAATATATTGAAGAAGtctattttaatatcatagGCAGAACTCCATCCTACGTTAATATTACTTATATCTTGTACTACTTAGCTTCTATTGTTGTAACAAAGACTAAATTTGAAATAGATAATTATGTTCTTGTGTCGCTTTTGTTGTTTTCGACTATTTACTACTTAAATTCAGTATCTAATTTGATAATGGCTTGTAAAACTGCACTACGAATTAACGTTTTTTGTCTCAACcagaagaaaattaaataa
- a CDS encoding asparagine-tRNA ligase (NARS1), whose amino-acid sequence MTNETIDLENMKISEKYEKIELVKISKNEIGKSVQTFGWVDHSRTGKAITFFDLICQFKTVKCVYESKIDLTKCTSLTIFGVVQENKSKKEKAEFEILVHKIEIYNDKIAPSFPLNKESSFDTTIKYGHLALRNKPRGFFLKARSALLRIIRDIYYEKNYIEITPPTIVQTQVEGGSTLFKLKYYEKDAYLTQSSQLYLETVAPVAYRAFCIAPSYRAEKSNTTRHLSEYTHVESEMANIALADLMDDAEYLVSESIKRFYDLLSDEIKEVYPDIELQKVPQRPFKRIRYSEAIKFLNDEGVKKDDGTDFVIGDDIPDSREKIICERFGKGEPVFMTHFLVEHKPFYMKLDESDKNCTESFDLLYPGIGEIVGGSMRLDKYDALIDGFKREGLKTETYDWYLDMAKYGPCQHGGYGLGFERLMMAVMKYTNIEFATLYPRNTRRCHP is encoded by the coding sequence ATGACAAACGAAACCATCGACTTAGAAAACATGAAAATTAGTGAAAAATACGAGAAAATTGaacttgtaaaaatttctaaaaatgaaattggAAAATCTGTGCAAACATTTGGTTGGGTTGATCACAGTAGAACTGGTAAAGCGataactttttttgatttaatatGTCAATTTAAGACTGTTAAATGTGTTTATGAGTCTAAGATAGATTTGACAAAATGCACTTCTTTGACAATCTTCGGAGTTGTTCAAGAAAACAAATCTAAGAAAGAAAAGGCagaatttgaaattttagtTCACAAgattgaaatttataatgacAAAATTGCTCCGTCTTTCCCACTCAATAAAGAGTCTAGTTTTGATACTACCATTAAATATGGCCATCTTGCTTTGCGTAACAAACCCAGAGGCTTTTTCTTGAAAGCGCGTTCTGCGCTTTTGCGAATTATTCGTGACATTTATtacgaaaaaaattatattgaaaTTACGCCGCCTACTATTGTTCAGACACAAGTAGAGGGTGGGTCGACTCTTTTTAAGTTGAAATATTACGAGAAGGATGCTTATTTGACGCAGTCCTctcaattatatttagagACTGTGGCTCCTGTAGCTTACAGAGCTTTTTGTATTGCGCCGTCTTATCGTGCCGAGAAAAGTAACACCACGAGACATTTGAGTGAATACACCCACGTAGAGTCAGAAATGGCAAACATTGCACTGGCCGACTTGATGGATGACGCGGAATATTTAGTTTCCGAATcaattaaaagattttatgaTTTGCTTTCTgatgaaataaaagaagTCTACCCAGACATCGAATTACAGAAAGTTCCACAGAGACCTTTTAAAAGAATTCGATACTCTGAAGCTATCAAGTTTCTGAACGACGAAGGAGTCAAAAAGGACGACGGGACAGATTTCGTCATTGGCGATGATATTCCCGATTCAAGAGAAAAGATTATTTGCGAAAGATTTGGAAAAGGCGAGCCCGTTTTTATGACACATTTTTTGGTCGAACACAAGCCTTTTTACATGAAATTAGACGAGTCCGATAAAAACTGCACTGAGAGTTTTGATTTGCTCTACCCCGGCATTGGTGAAATAGTAGGAGGAAGCATGAGATTGGACAAATATGACGCACTCATTGACGGCTTCAAACGCGAAGGACTTAAAACAGAAACTTATGATTGGTATCTTGACATGGCCAAATATGGGCCATGTCAACATGGAGGATACGGACTGGGATTCGAAAGACTTATGATGGCAGTAATGAAATATACAAACATTGAATTTGCTACTCTTTACCCAAGAAATACAAGAAGATGTCAtccttaa